One Salminus brasiliensis chromosome 5, fSalBra1.hap2, whole genome shotgun sequence DNA segment encodes these proteins:
- the spaca6 gene encoding sperm acrosome membrane-associated protein 6 produces the protein MFGLRAGLLLLGSLIHAGLSCYQCFIDSDDSVRLCWGHIITEYNVRNIDACFILLDKIFNHEQKVIDAAKVGRGYDSVLKELLMGEIMPIIEEFDQKMNNDTVYKAMLQTAADNFIAMASGLPRASGCFPPCGFQALGAVYNCLSCQYDTCEFPLDCPPREITEEENNRTQMWCKVPFVLPSDIQIVWRYTELKTVLLSRFKEVTVGVDKLYSIPSARPEHSGTYQCEIFSQERSLVRIYFHLTVTPRAVKGHVELQDVFDQALLPAGQFPLMLPQPPFAVVQLPGPDLLTVCLTSLFLLLFLILGVLFWSSYKRKVNNPDPELESHRTRYVLRTA, from the exons ATGTTTGGGCTTAGAGCTGGGTTGCTCCTTTTGGGCTCACTTATTCACGCAGGTTTAAGTTGCTACCAATGCTTCATAGATTCAGACGACAGCGTGCGACTGTGCTGGGGTCACATCATCACCGAATACAACGTTCGTAATATAGACGCCTGCTTCATATTGCTGGACAAGATATTCAACCATGAGCAAAAGGTGATCGATGCTGCTAAAGTCG GGAGAGGTTACGACTCTGTTCTAAAGGAGCTCTTGATGGGTGAAATCATGCCCATCATAGAAGAATTTGACCAGAAGATGAATAACG ACACGGTGTACAAAGCCATGTTACAGACAGCTGCAGACAATTTCATCGCAATGGCATCTGGCCTGCCTAGAG CGTCTGGATGTTTCCCCCCCTGCG GTTTCCAGGCTCTAGGTGCTGTCTACAACTGCTTGTCCTGTCAGTATGACACTTGTGAATTCCCACTGGATTGTCCTC CGCGGGAGATCACCGAGGAGGAAAACAACAGGACTCAGATGTGGTGCAAAGTGCCGTTCGTCTTGCCAAGTGACATCCAGATAGTGTGGAGGTATACAGAG CTGAAAACAGTGTTGCTGAGTCGATTCAAGGAGGTGACTGTTGGCGTGGACAAGCTCTACTCAATACCTTCAGCTCGGCCAGAGCACTCGGGCACATACCAGTGCGAGATCTTTTCTCAGGAACGCTCCCTGGTTCGCATCTACTTTCACCTCACAG tcACTCCTCGTGCAGTAAAGGGCCACGTGGAACTGCAGGACGTGTTTGACCAGGCTCTCCTGCCTGCTGGCCAGTTCCCATTAATGCTGCCACAACCCCCATTTGCCGTGGTGCAGCTGCCTGGCCCAGACCTCCTCACAGTCTGCCTGACTTCACTGTTCTTGCTCCTCTTCCTCATTCTAGG GGTGCTGTTTTGGTCCTCCTACAAGAGAAAAGTCAACAATCCTGATCCAGAGCTCGAATCCCACAGAACGAGATATGTACTACGGACTGCTTGA